Proteins encoded together in one Streptomyces sp. TLI_171 window:
- the ssd gene encoding septum site-determining protein Ssd yields MSASVTDPHAAAPGPSPGPLILTGDEALAEQLTRLCAAAGAEPRLLGAAPPPARLWEGAPLVLVGDDLAEQCAGLARRPGVLLLGLDLDDGEIWVRAVRLGAEHVLFLPDAQSWLLDRIADATEGVGPPALTVAVLGGRGGAGASTLACALAVCAARAGHRTMLIDGDPLGGGLDVLLGAEQAGGLRWPDLAPSRGRISGAELAKALPEPHRLSALSWDRSDTLAIPAEAMRSVLAAARRRGGLVVLDLPRHLDAAAAQALEQADTALLVVPAELRAMAAADRVAAAVRMRLTDLRAVVRTPGPAGLTAADVARGLQLRLAGELVPEPGLALDVERGAPPGLRERGPLARFCGRFLTEAMPPVVAA; encoded by the coding sequence TTGTCCGCTTCCGTCACCGACCCGCACGCCGCCGCGCCCGGGCCCTCGCCCGGGCCGCTGATCCTCACCGGCGACGAGGCGCTTGCCGAACAGCTCACCCGCCTGTGCGCCGCCGCCGGAGCCGAACCACGGCTGCTCGGCGCCGCCCCGCCGCCCGCCCGGCTGTGGGAGGGCGCACCGCTGGTGCTGGTCGGCGACGACCTCGCCGAGCAGTGCGCCGGCCTGGCCCGCCGACCCGGCGTGCTGCTGCTCGGCCTCGACCTCGACGACGGGGAGATCTGGGTGCGCGCCGTCCGCCTCGGCGCGGAGCACGTGCTCTTCCTGCCCGACGCGCAGTCCTGGCTGCTCGACCGGATCGCCGACGCCACCGAGGGCGTCGGGCCGCCCGCGCTCACCGTCGCCGTGCTCGGCGGTCGCGGCGGCGCCGGGGCCTCCACCCTGGCCTGCGCCCTCGCCGTCTGCGCGGCCCGGGCCGGGCACCGGACGATGCTGATCGACGGCGACCCGCTCGGCGGCGGACTGGACGTGCTGCTCGGCGCCGAACAGGCCGGCGGCCTGCGCTGGCCCGACCTCGCGCCCTCCCGCGGCCGGATCAGCGGCGCCGAACTGGCCAAGGCGCTACCCGAGCCGCACCGGCTCAGCGCCCTGTCCTGGGACAGGTCGGACACCCTGGCCATCCCCGCCGAGGCGATGCGCAGCGTGCTGGCGGCGGCCCGCAGACGCGGCGGGCTGGTCGTCCTCGACCTGCCCAGACACCTCGACGCCGCAGCCGCCCAGGCGCTCGAACAGGCCGACACCGCCCTGCTGGTGGTGCCCGCCGAACTGCGCGCCATGGCCGCCGCGGACCGGGTCGCCGCCGCCGTGCGGATGCGGCTGACCGACCTGCGGGCGGTGGTCCGCACCCCCGGCCCGGCCGGGCTCACCGCCGCCGACGTGGCCCGCGGCCTGCAACTGCGGCTGGCCGGCGAACTCGTCCCCGAGCCCGGCCTGGCCCTGGACGTCGAACGCGGCGCCCCGCCCGGGCTGCGGGAGCGCGGGCCGCTGGCCCGGTTCTGCGGCCGATTCCTGACCGAAGCGATGCCGCCCGTCGTGGCGGCCTGA
- a CDS encoding type II secretion system F family protein, with amino-acid sequence MTGLFGAAAATERAYGLAGAVTLAGVVAGLGGGLYGARWLLAVRRRVRGGGRVRRVLSGRHGPAGRLGRVRARWRRSRPRWLVPELLLLPAGAAAGHSTASVLPVVAAACAVVPVRRWRSGRAAARAARRRAAAVVDLCSGLAAELHSGATPEQALHAVVSRAGPDWSRRLGPEPTARLAAGRYGADSAAALRLLAELPGGGGAAAVAACWQVSTESGTGLATGLEQVADALRAERALAEEIAGELAGPRTTMAVLAALPAVGLGLGAALGAHPVQVLLHTPVGLLGLLAGSALEVAGLVWTARIVRAAEDAPARPRPPRAAARCGISRTRRDPWAATLPALTGGQLAVPADRWG; translated from the coding sequence GTGACCGGGCTGTTCGGTGCGGCAGCGGCCACGGAGCGGGCGTACGGCCTCGCCGGTGCGGTCACGCTGGCCGGGGTCGTCGCCGGGCTCGGCGGCGGGCTGTACGGGGCGCGCTGGCTGCTCGCGGTGCGCCGGCGGGTGCGCGGTGGCGGCCGGGTTCGGCGGGTGCTGTCCGGGCGGCACGGCCCCGCCGGTCGGCTCGGCCGGGTCCGGGCGCGGTGGCGGCGCAGCCGGCCGCGCTGGCTGGTGCCGGAGCTGCTGCTGCTCCCGGCGGGCGCGGCGGCCGGGCACAGCACCGCCTCGGTGCTGCCGGTCGTCGCGGCGGCCTGCGCGGTCGTCCCGGTGCGCAGGTGGCGCTCCGGCCGGGCAGCGGCCCGCGCGGCCCGGCGGCGGGCGGCGGCGGTGGTCGACCTGTGCAGCGGCCTGGCGGCCGAACTGCACAGCGGCGCCACACCGGAGCAGGCCCTGCACGCGGTGGTCTCCCGGGCCGGGCCGGACTGGAGCCGCCGCCTTGGCCCCGAACCGACGGCCCGGCTGGCCGCCGGCCGCTACGGCGCGGACTCGGCCGCGGCGCTCCGGCTGCTGGCCGAACTGCCCGGCGGCGGTGGGGCGGCAGCGGTGGCGGCCTGCTGGCAGGTCAGCACCGAGAGCGGGACGGGGCTGGCCACCGGCCTCGAACAGGTCGCCGACGCGCTGCGCGCCGAGCGGGCACTGGCCGAGGAGATCGCGGGTGAACTCGCGGGCCCGCGCACCACGATGGCGGTGCTCGCCGCACTGCCCGCGGTCGGTCTCGGCCTGGGGGCGGCGCTGGGCGCGCACCCCGTCCAGGTGCTGCTGCACACCCCGGTGGGCCTGCTCGGCCTGCTGGCCGGCTCCGCGCTGGAGGTGGCCGGCCTGGTCTGGACGGCCAGGATCGTCCGCGCCGCGGAGGACGCCCCGGCCCGCCCCCGCCCACCGCGTGCCGCCGCCCGCTGCGGGATCTCCCGGACGCGCCGCGACCCCTGGGCCGCGACCCTGCCCGCACTGACAGGGGGTCAGCTCGCGGTGCCGGCGGACCGGTGGGGGTGA
- a CDS encoding SulP family inorganic anion transporter, whose amino-acid sequence MTLDVSSAPIASDTTDHAPPAPAGTGRGRTLLVHDLPASLAVFLIAVPFSLGIALATGAPLTAGLVAAAVGGLVAGVLGGTHLQVSGPSAALTVVTAGVIAQYGWQTACLVTVAAGLLQLLLGSLRVARAALAVSPAVVHGMLAGVGVTIAIAQLHVILGGTPHSSALADLRALPGELAGPHPPALLVGLLALTVLYGWPRLGRLPGAAGRLGARLARLPAALVAVATATGVSLIAELRLARVELPVWEHHQFFSMPAPGALSSHWAALLGLVLTVTAVAGVESLLSSVAVDRMTRRSGDLNRELRAQGASNVFSGLLGGLPVAGGAVRSTANVQAGAATRMSAVLHGCWVLVAALALTAGLRRIPLAALAALVLVVGVQMVSFAHIRRVHRHREFPVYLATVLGVVLLGVPVGVLLGGAVAVLLALYRLTRAHVDVLAEADGSCTVRTHGPLTFAAVPKLTRALARIPAGARVTVRHDGSFLDHAAFEALHAWRSGHQATGAQVALLTDRRSQEVLDPDGTVRAGSSPGPHRCRAWTPWVGHHCIEQNDDDPHVRLLDGVRGFQQHTAPLVRHELARLARDGQTPSQLFLTCADSRMVTSMITSSGPGDLFTVRNVGNLVPAPYEPGAADDSVAAAVQYAVEVLEVGSITVCGHSGCGAMKALLDGLTEESGPPSPLARWLRNGRGSLARLRRAPAEFEGRAAADVVEQLCITNVVQQLDQLMANPAVERRVTDGSLRLVGMYFDFATAQAYVMDPVTGRFAAVHAEAQQELAA is encoded by the coding sequence ATGACCCTCGACGTCTCCAGCGCACCCATCGCCTCCGACACCACCGACCACGCGCCGCCGGCCCCGGCCGGCACCGGCCGGGGCCGCACCCTGCTGGTGCACGACCTGCCGGCCTCGCTCGCGGTGTTCCTGATCGCCGTGCCGTTCTCGCTCGGCATCGCCCTCGCCACCGGCGCCCCGCTGACGGCCGGCCTGGTGGCCGCCGCCGTCGGCGGCCTGGTCGCCGGTGTCCTCGGCGGCACCCACCTGCAGGTCAGCGGTCCGTCCGCGGCCCTCACCGTGGTCACCGCCGGGGTGATCGCCCAGTACGGCTGGCAGACCGCCTGCCTGGTGACGGTCGCCGCCGGCCTGCTGCAACTGCTGCTCGGCTCGCTGCGGGTGGCCCGCGCCGCGCTCGCCGTCTCGCCCGCCGTCGTGCACGGCATGCTGGCCGGCGTCGGCGTCACCATCGCGATCGCCCAACTGCACGTCATCCTCGGCGGCACCCCGCACAGTTCGGCGCTGGCCGACCTGCGCGCGCTGCCCGGCGAGCTGGCCGGCCCGCACCCGCCGGCCCTGCTGGTGGGCCTGCTGGCGCTCACCGTGCTGTACGGCTGGCCCCGGCTCGGCCGGCTGCCCGGTGCGGCGGGCCGGCTCGGCGCCCGGCTGGCCCGGCTGCCCGCCGCGCTGGTGGCGGTGGCCACCGCCACCGGTGTCTCGCTGATCGCCGAACTGCGGCTGGCCCGGGTCGAGCTCCCGGTCTGGGAGCACCACCAGTTCTTCTCGATGCCCGCCCCCGGCGCCCTGTCGAGCCACTGGGCGGCGCTGCTCGGCCTGGTCCTGACCGTCACCGCGGTGGCCGGCGTCGAGTCGCTGCTCTCCTCGGTCGCCGTCGACCGGATGACCCGTCGGTCCGGCGACCTGAACCGCGAGCTGCGCGCCCAGGGCGCGTCCAACGTCTTCTCCGGCCTGCTCGGCGGCCTCCCGGTGGCCGGCGGCGCCGTCCGCTCCACCGCGAACGTGCAGGCCGGCGCGGCCACCCGGATGTCCGCCGTGCTGCACGGCTGCTGGGTGCTGGTCGCCGCGCTCGCACTGACCGCCGGGCTGCGCCGGATCCCGCTGGCGGCGCTGGCCGCGCTGGTGCTGGTGGTCGGGGTGCAGATGGTCAGCTTCGCGCACATCCGCCGGGTGCACCGGCACCGCGAGTTCCCGGTCTACCTGGCGACGGTGCTCGGCGTGGTCCTGCTCGGCGTCCCGGTCGGGGTGCTGCTCGGCGGCGCCGTCGCCGTCCTGCTCGCCCTCTACCGGCTGACCCGCGCCCACGTCGACGTGCTCGCCGAGGCGGACGGCTCCTGCACCGTCCGCACCCACGGCCCGCTCACCTTCGCCGCCGTCCCCAAGCTGACCAGGGCGCTCGCCCGGATTCCGGCCGGTGCCCGGGTGACGGTCCGCCACGACGGGTCCTTCCTCGACCACGCCGCGTTCGAGGCGCTGCACGCCTGGCGCTCCGGCCACCAGGCCACCGGCGCGCAGGTCGCGCTGCTGACGGACCGCCGGTCGCAGGAGGTGCTCGACCCCGACGGCACCGTCCGCGCGGGCAGCTCCCCCGGCCCGCACCGATGCCGGGCCTGGACGCCCTGGGTCGGCCACCACTGCATCGAGCAGAACGACGACGATCCGCACGTCCGCCTGCTCGACGGCGTCCGCGGCTTCCAGCAGCACACCGCCCCGCTGGTGCGCCACGAGCTCGCCCGGCTGGCCCGGGACGGCCAGACCCCCTCGCAGCTCTTCCTCACCTGCGCGGACTCCCGGATGGTCACCAGCATGATCACCAGCTCCGGCCCCGGCGACCTGTTCACCGTCCGCAACGTGGGCAACCTGGTGCCCGCGCCCTACGAGCCCGGCGCCGCCGACGACTCGGTGGCCGCCGCCGTCCAGTACGCGGTGGAGGTCCTGGAGGTCGGCTCGATCACGGTCTGCGGGCACTCCGGCTGCGGCGCGATGAAGGCGCTGCTGGACGGGCTCACCGAGGAGTCCGGGCCGCCCAGTCCGCTGGCCCGCTGGCTGCGCAACGGCCGCGGCTCGCTGGCCCGCCTGCGCCGCGCCCCCGCCGAGTTCGAGGGCCGCGCCGCGGCGGACGTGGTCGAGCAGCTCTGCATCACCAACGTGGTGCAGCAACTCGACCAGCTGATGGCCAACCCGGCGGTGGAACGGCGCGTCACGGACGGGTCGCTGCGCCTGGTCGGGATGTACTTCGACTTCGCCACGGCCCAGGCCTACGTGATGGACCCCGTCACCGGGCGTTTCGCCGCGGTCCACGCGGAGGCCCAGCAGGAGCTGGCCGCGTAA
- a CDS encoding oxidoreductase encodes MTTGTDPLAPLAQLAGVPEAVAEVRKNVDRLYGHRVMRRRAGEVTSESALRGARASAALEGADWPLEEVRRRTDFGADPESRTVGAALRISAEAGQLLSVWRTSPLQVLARLHLLAVGDADPAAGRPRHAGEDAAPLFPLEIAATEGTAPEGVPGELPPPPPPAEVTARLDQLAGLLAARTERPTGGAPALVVAAVVHGELLALRPFGTHNGLVARAAQRIVLTAEGLDPKAICPAEVGLAELGTAAYRQALLGYLEGTPEGMARWLTHCAAGLGLGVRESTAVCEAMQRGMV; translated from the coding sequence GTGACTACAGGAACTGACCCGCTCGCCCCGCTGGCCCAGCTGGCCGGGGTGCCCGAGGCCGTCGCCGAGGTGCGCAAGAACGTCGACCGCCTCTACGGGCACCGTGTGATGCGCCGCCGGGCGGGCGAGGTGACCTCCGAGTCCGCACTGCGCGGCGCCCGCGCCTCCGCCGCTCTGGAGGGCGCCGACTGGCCGCTGGAGGAGGTCCGCCGCCGCACCGACTTCGGCGCCGACCCCGAGTCCCGGACGGTCGGCGCGGCCCTACGGATCTCCGCCGAGGCCGGCCAGCTGCTCAGCGTCTGGCGCACCTCCCCGCTCCAGGTGCTGGCCCGGCTCCACCTGCTGGCCGTCGGCGACGCCGACCCCGCCGCGGGCCGGCCGCGCCACGCCGGCGAGGACGCCGCCCCGCTGTTCCCGCTGGAGATCGCCGCCACCGAGGGGACGGCGCCCGAGGGCGTCCCCGGCGAACTCCCGCCGCCGCCCCCGCCCGCCGAGGTCACCGCCCGGCTCGACCAGCTCGCCGGACTGCTGGCCGCCCGCACCGAACGCCCCACCGGCGGTGCACCCGCCCTGGTGGTCGCGGCCGTCGTGCACGGCGAACTGCTCGCGCTGCGCCCGTTCGGCACCCACAACGGCCTGGTCGCCCGGGCCGCCCAGCGGATCGTGCTGACCGCCGAGGGCCTCGACCCGAAGGCGATCTGCCCCGCCGAGGTCGGCCTCGCCGAACTCGGCACCGCCGCCTACCGGCAGGCCCTGCTGGGCTACCTGGAGGGCACCCCCGAGGGCATGGCCCGCTGGCTGACCCACTGCGCCGCCGGGCTCGGCCTCGGCGTCCGCGAGAGCACCGCGGTGTGCGAGGCGATGCAGCGCGGCATGGTCTGA
- a CDS encoding TadA family conjugal transfer-associated ATPase, with product MTNRLHAVDTQAAEPPRGAPTAAGRPIARTHRRIAVPRARTLFGAPPGPVGPVEPAPAEPDRRQAPPVRYLVRRQPPTAPPEDGPPPLRPAPAAPPDSGAAELVDAVRIRLAEAGAPPTAGSVAAALRAARPPLGGADVLDAVRTLRAEIVGAGPLDPLLAEAGVTDVLVNGPDRIWVDRGHGLERAPQVRFPNADAVRRLAHRLATAAGRRLDDARPWVDARLADGTRLHAVLPPIAADCTHISLRTSRRTPFTLAELVAAGALPPAGADLLAAVLRARLSLLISGGTGSGKTTLLAALLGLVPDNERIVLAEDSAELRPDHPHVVRLQSRPPNQESQGELTLRDLVRQALRMRPDRLVVGEVRGAEVIDLLAALNTGHEGGCGTVHANTATDVPARLEALGSIAGLDRHSLHSQLRAGLDAVVHLGRDRADGRRRVTGLHLLVGDRDGLTATTAAVHFERDGRSRPGPGWSRLRELCADRGVDLPPDPEAAVEPPPDGPEAAVGPGPEEAP from the coding sequence ATGACCAACCGTCTGCACGCCGTCGACACGCAGGCCGCCGAGCCGCCCCGGGGCGCGCCCACGGCCGCCGGGCGGCCGATCGCCCGCACCCACCGCCGGATCGCCGTCCCGCGTGCCCGCACGCTGTTCGGCGCCCCGCCCGGTCCGGTCGGTCCGGTCGAGCCCGCACCGGCCGAGCCCGACCGCCGGCAGGCCCCGCCGGTCCGGTACCTGGTGCGCCGTCAGCCGCCCACCGCCCCGCCGGAGGACGGCCCGCCGCCGCTCCGTCCGGCACCGGCAGCGCCGCCCGACAGCGGCGCTGCCGAGCTGGTGGACGCCGTGCGGATCCGGCTCGCCGAAGCGGGCGCACCGCCCACCGCCGGGTCGGTGGCCGCCGCCCTGCGCGCCGCCCGGCCGCCCCTCGGCGGGGCCGACGTGCTCGACGCGGTGCGCACCCTGCGCGCCGAGATCGTCGGCGCCGGCCCGCTCGACCCGCTGCTCGCCGAAGCCGGCGTCACCGACGTCCTGGTCAACGGCCCGGACCGGATCTGGGTCGACCGCGGCCACGGCCTGGAGCGGGCGCCCCAGGTGCGCTTCCCGAACGCGGACGCCGTCCGCCGCCTCGCCCACCGGCTGGCCACCGCCGCGGGCCGCCGCCTCGACGACGCCCGCCCCTGGGTCGACGCCCGCCTCGCCGACGGCACCCGGCTGCACGCCGTGCTCCCGCCGATCGCCGCCGACTGCACCCACATCTCGCTGCGGACCAGCCGCCGCACGCCCTTCACCCTCGCCGAGCTGGTCGCCGCCGGGGCACTGCCCCCGGCCGGCGCCGACCTGCTCGCCGCCGTGCTGCGGGCCAGGCTCTCGCTGCTGATCTCCGGCGGCACCGGCAGCGGCAAGACCACCCTGCTGGCCGCCCTGCTCGGACTCGTCCCCGACAACGAACGCATCGTCCTCGCCGAGGACTCCGCCGAACTGCGCCCGGACCACCCGCACGTGGTGCGCCTGCAGTCCCGCCCGCCCAACCAGGAGTCGCAGGGCGAACTGACCCTGCGTGACCTGGTCCGGCAGGCCCTGCGGATGCGGCCCGACCGGCTGGTGGTGGGCGAGGTCCGCGGCGCCGAGGTGATCGACCTGCTGGCCGCCCTCAACACCGGCCACGAGGGCGGCTGCGGCACCGTCCATGCCAACACCGCGACCGACGTCCCGGCCCGGCTGGAGGCGCTCGGGTCGATCGCCGGACTCGACCGGCACTCGCTGCACAGCCAGCTCCGGGCCGGCCTCGACGCCGTCGTCCACCTCGGCCGCGACCGCGCCGACGGCCGCCGCCGGGTCACCGGCCTGCACCTGCTGGTCGGTGACCGGGACGGGCTCACCGCCACCACTGCCGCCGTCCACTTCGAACGCGACGGGCGCAGCCGGCCCGGCCCCGGCTGGTCCCGGCTGCGCGAGCTCTGCGCCGACCGCGGCGTCGACCTCCCGCCGGACCCGGAGGCAGCAGTGGAACCGCCCCCGGACGGTCCCGAGGCGGCCGTCGGGCCCGGGCCGGAGGAGGCGCCATGA
- the acs gene encoding acetate--CoA ligase, whose product MSNESLANLLKEERRFAPPAELAASANVTADAYAQASEDRLAFWAEQARRLSWAVEPTETLDWSNPPFAKWFADGKLNVAYNCVDRHVEAGNGDRVAIHFEGEPGDSRAITYAELKDEVSKAANALQALGVAKGDRVAVYLPMIPEAVVAMLACARIGAAHSVVFGGFSADAVASRIEDADAKVVITADGGYRRGKPSALKPAIDEALTKVDGVEKVLVVRRTGEEVAWTEGRDVWWHELVEAQSTEHAPEAHDAEQPLFILYTSGTTGKPKGILHTSGGYLTQASYTHHAVFDLKPETDVYWCTADIGWVTGHSYITYGPLSNGATQVIYEGTPDTPHQGRFWEIIQKYGVTILYTAPTAIRTFMKWGDDIPAQFDLSSLRVLGSVGEPINPEAWVWYREHIGAGRTPIVDTWWQTETGAMMISPLPGVTETKPGSAQRALPGISATVVDDEAREVPNGSGGYLVLTEPWPSMLRTIWGDDQRYIDTYWSRFEGRYFAGDGAKKDEDGDIWLLGRVDDVMLVSGHNISTTEVESALVGHPAVAESAVVGATDATTGQAIVAFVILRGTAAETPELIADLRNHVGRTLGPIAKPKQIKVVSELPKTRSGKIMRRLLRDIAEGREVGDTTTLADSSVMNLIQSQLPAAGSEG is encoded by the coding sequence TTGAGCAACGAGAGCCTGGCCAATCTGCTCAAGGAGGAGCGGCGTTTCGCCCCGCCCGCGGAGCTCGCCGCCTCCGCCAACGTCACCGCCGACGCCTACGCGCAGGCCTCCGAGGACCGGCTGGCCTTCTGGGCCGAGCAGGCCCGTCGGCTGAGCTGGGCGGTCGAGCCCACCGAGACCCTGGACTGGTCGAACCCGCCGTTCGCGAAGTGGTTCGCCGACGGCAAGCTCAACGTCGCGTACAACTGCGTGGACCGCCACGTCGAGGCCGGCAACGGCGACCGGGTCGCCATCCACTTCGAGGGCGAGCCGGGCGACAGCCGGGCCATCACCTACGCGGAGCTGAAGGACGAGGTCTCCAAGGCCGCCAACGCGCTGCAGGCGCTGGGCGTCGCCAAGGGCGACCGGGTCGCGGTCTACCTGCCGATGATCCCCGAGGCCGTCGTCGCGATGCTGGCCTGCGCCCGGATCGGCGCCGCCCACTCGGTGGTCTTCGGCGGCTTCTCGGCCGACGCGGTGGCCTCCCGGATCGAGGACGCCGACGCCAAGGTGGTGATCACCGCCGACGGCGGCTACCGCCGCGGCAAGCCGTCCGCGCTGAAGCCGGCCATCGACGAGGCGCTGACCAAGGTCGACGGTGTGGAGAAGGTCCTGGTCGTCCGCCGCACCGGCGAGGAGGTGGCCTGGACCGAGGGCCGCGACGTCTGGTGGCACGAGCTGGTCGAGGCGCAGTCGACCGAGCACGCCCCCGAGGCGCACGACGCCGAGCAGCCGCTGTTCATCCTGTACACCTCGGGCACCACCGGTAAGCCGAAGGGCATCCTGCACACCTCGGGCGGCTACCTCACCCAGGCCAGCTACACCCACCACGCGGTGTTCGACCTGAAGCCGGAGACCGACGTCTACTGGTGCACCGCCGACATCGGCTGGGTCACCGGCCACTCGTACATCACCTACGGCCCGCTCTCCAACGGCGCCACCCAGGTGATCTACGAGGGCACCCCGGACACCCCCCACCAGGGCCGGTTCTGGGAGATCATCCAGAAGTACGGCGTGACCATCCTCTACACGGCGCCCACCGCGATCCGCACCTTCATGAAGTGGGGCGACGACATCCCGGCGCAGTTCGACCTGTCGAGCCTGCGCGTCCTGGGCTCGGTCGGCGAGCCGATCAACCCCGAAGCGTGGGTCTGGTACCGGGAGCACATCGGCGCGGGCAGGACCCCGATCGTCGACACCTGGTGGCAGACCGAGACCGGCGCGATGATGATCAGCCCGCTGCCGGGCGTCACCGAGACCAAGCCGGGCTCGGCCCAGCGCGCGCTACCGGGCATCTCCGCCACCGTGGTGGACGACGAGGCCCGCGAGGTGCCGAACGGCTCCGGCGGTTACCTGGTGCTGACCGAGCCGTGGCCGTCGATGCTCCGCACCATCTGGGGCGACGACCAGCGCTACATCGACACCTACTGGTCGCGCTTCGAGGGCCGCTACTTCGCCGGCGACGGCGCCAAGAAGGACGAGGACGGCGACATCTGGCTGCTCGGCCGGGTGGACGACGTGATGCTGGTGTCCGGCCACAACATCTCCACCACCGAGGTCGAGTCGGCGCTGGTCGGCCACCCGGCGGTGGCCGAGTCGGCGGTGGTCGGCGCGACCGACGCCACCACCGGCCAGGCGATCGTGGCCTTCGTGATCCTGCGCGGCACCGCCGCCGAGACCCCGGAGCTGATCGCCGACCTGCGCAACCACGTGGGCAGGACGCTCGGCCCGATCGCCAAGCCGAAGCAGATCAAGGTGGTCTCCGAGCTGCCGAAGACCCGCTCCGGCAAGATCATGCGCCGCCTGCTGCGCGACATCGCCGAGGGCCGCGAGGTGGGCGACACCACCACGCTGGCCGACTCCTCGGTGATGAACCTGATCCAGTCCCAGCTGCCGGCCGCCGGCTCCGAGGGCTGA
- a CDS encoding ATP-binding protein produces the protein MKIAFVGKGGSGKTTLSALFIRHLAAAGHPVVAVDADINQHLGPALGLTDGQAAALPSLGAHLPEIKEYLRGGNPLIRSAEEMIKTTPPGSGSRLLRIVEENPVYAACARPIALDEGSVRLMATGAFTEEDLGVACYHSKVGAVELLLNHLLDGPDEYLVTDMTAGSDSFASGLFTRFDLTFLVAEPTRKGVSVYRQYKEYAQDFDVHLRVIGNKVQSRDDLDFLRREVGEDLYTCFGQSGWVRRLERGDEPPLRELEPANREVLARLKTAADTAAELRDPRRYSAQAVRFHLRNAESWGNAKVGIDLATQVDPGFVLGGEAARTAGV, from the coding sequence ATGAAGATCGCCTTCGTCGGCAAGGGCGGCAGCGGCAAGACGACCCTGTCCGCCCTGTTCATCCGCCACCTGGCCGCTGCCGGGCACCCGGTGGTCGCGGTCGACGCCGACATCAACCAACACCTCGGCCCCGCCCTCGGCCTGACGGACGGCCAGGCCGCCGCCCTCCCCTCGCTCGGCGCCCACCTGCCGGAGATCAAGGAGTACCTGCGCGGCGGCAACCCGCTGATCCGGTCCGCCGAGGAGATGATCAAGACCACGCCGCCCGGGTCCGGCTCCCGGCTGCTGCGGATCGTCGAGGAGAACCCGGTGTACGCGGCCTGCGCCCGCCCGATCGCGCTGGACGAGGGCTCGGTGCGGCTGATGGCGACCGGCGCGTTCACCGAGGAGGACCTCGGAGTGGCCTGCTACCACTCCAAGGTCGGCGCGGTGGAGCTGCTGCTCAACCACCTGCTGGACGGGCCGGACGAGTACCTGGTGACCGACATGACGGCCGGCTCCGACTCCTTCGCCTCCGGCCTGTTCACCCGCTTCGACCTGACCTTCCTGGTCGCCGAACCCACCCGCAAGGGCGTCTCGGTGTACCGCCAGTACAAGGAGTACGCCCAGGACTTCGACGTCCACCTGCGGGTGATCGGCAACAAGGTGCAGAGCCGGGACGACCTGGACTTCCTGCGCCGCGAGGTCGGCGAGGACCTGTACACCTGCTTCGGTCAGTCCGGCTGGGTGCGCCGGCTGGAGCGCGGGGACGAGCCGCCGCTGCGCGAGCTGGAGCCCGCCAACCGGGAGGTGCTGGCCCGGCTGAAGACCGCCGCCGACACCGCGGCCGAGCTGCGCGACCCGCGCCGGTACAGCGCCCAGGCCGTCCGATTCCACCTGCGCAACGCGGAGAGCTGGGGCAACGCCAAGGTCGGCATCGACCTGGCCACCCAGGTGGACCCGGGCTTCGTGCTGGGCGGCGAAGCCGCCAGGACCGCCGGGGTCTGA
- a CDS encoding HAD family phosphatase has translation MDTTENADFADRGADSAGPNPGAPRTAAFFDLDKTIIAKSSALAFSRPFYQGGLINRRSVVKSAYAQFVFLVGGADHDQMEKMRAYLSALTRGWNVQQVREIVAETLHGMIDPIIYDEAASLIEQHHAAGRDVVIVSSSGSEVVEPIGQLLGADHVIATRLHVEDGRYTGEIEYYAYAENKAAAIRELAAREGYDLANCHAYSDSSTDLPMLETVGHPAAVNPDRALRKEAVARDWPVLVFSRPVELTRRLPEFRAPSRSVLAAVAVGAAVLTAGVLWYSARRRRPTAA, from the coding sequence GTGGACACCACCGAGAACGCCGACTTCGCCGACCGCGGTGCCGACTCCGCCGGGCCGAACCCCGGCGCGCCGCGGACCGCCGCCTTCTTCGACCTGGACAAGACGATCATCGCCAAGTCCAGCGCACTGGCCTTCAGCCGCCCGTTCTACCAGGGCGGCCTGATCAACCGCCGCTCGGTGGTGAAGAGCGCCTACGCCCAGTTCGTCTTCCTGGTCGGCGGTGCGGACCACGACCAGATGGAGAAGATGCGGGCCTACCTGTCGGCGCTCACCCGCGGCTGGAACGTCCAGCAGGTGCGGGAGATCGTCGCGGAGACCCTGCACGGCATGATCGACCCGATCATCTACGACGAGGCCGCCTCCCTGATCGAGCAGCACCACGCCGCCGGGCGGGACGTGGTGATCGTCAGCAGCTCGGGCTCCGAGGTGGTCGAGCCGATCGGCCAACTGCTGGGCGCGGACCACGTGATCGCCACCCGGCTGCACGTCGAGGACGGCCGCTACACCGGCGAGATCGAGTACTACGCGTACGCCGAGAACAAGGCCGCCGCGATCCGCGAGCTGGCCGCGCGCGAGGGCTACGACCTCGCCAACTGCCATGCGTACAGCGACTCCTCGACCGACCTGCCGATGCTGGAGACGGTCGGCCACCCGGCCGCGGTGAACCCGGACCGGGCGCTGCGCAAGGAGGCGGTGGCCCGCGACTGGCCGGTGCTGGTGTTCAGCCGGCCGGTCGAACTGACCCGCAGGCTCCCGGAGTTCCGCGCGCCGAGCCGGTCGGTGCTGGCCGCGGTGGCGGTCGGCGCGGCGGTGCTGACGGCCGGGGTGCTCTGGTACAGCGCGCGGCGGCGGCGCCCGACTGCGGCCTGA